In the genome of Treponema pedis, one region contains:
- a CDS encoding Rpn family recombination-promoting nuclease/putative transposase — MASTLETLAPPEKFTVRNDYAFKKVFGTEKNKDILIKFVSLVTGMQENTFADVRLENTELTTRFYDEKTGRLDIKIKLHSGEKINLEMQNIWFEYFTTRSIFYWTQLFLEDFSKGADYSELKKCIAINILNQPFHLANKIHSVYKILETEEHSELDGMLEIHFLDLTKIAKEQRSELEKWLLFIQTDEKEVRKMLAKENPLMQKAEDTMEEFYTVEEQRALYQAAWRYESDRVSMINESMRKGIAQGFSDGVRQNKLETAKVLKRLGDSVQKIMQATNLTKSEIEQL, encoded by the coding sequence ATGGCAAGCACTTTAGAAACACTTGCACCGCCTGAAAAATTCACCGTCCGCAACGACTATGCGTTTAAAAAAGTCTTCGGCACGGAAAAGAATAAAGACATTCTCATAAAATTCGTCTCGCTTGTAACCGGAATGCAAGAAAATACTTTTGCCGATGTACGGCTTGAAAACACGGAGCTTACTACCCGCTTTTACGATGAAAAAACCGGCAGACTCGACATAAAAATCAAACTGCACTCAGGCGAAAAAATCAACCTCGAAATGCAAAACATCTGGTTCGAGTACTTTACCACACGCAGCATTTTTTATTGGACGCAGCTTTTTCTCGAAGACTTCAGTAAGGGAGCCGATTACAGCGAACTCAAAAAATGCATAGCGATAAACATCCTCAACCAGCCGTTTCACCTTGCTAATAAAATCCACTCCGTCTATAAGATTTTGGAAACGGAAGAACACAGCGAGCTGGACGGCATGCTTGAAATCCACTTTTTGGATTTAACGAAAATAGCAAAAGAACAGCGCAGCGAACTGGAAAAATGGCTGCTGTTTATACAAACCGACGAGAAGGAGGTGAGGAAGATGTTGGCAAAAGAAAATCCTTTAATGCAAAAAGCCGAAGACACGATGGAAGAATTCTACACTGTTGAAGAGCAACGTGCCCTTTACCAAGCTGCATGGCGATACGAGAGCGACCGCGTTTCTATGATAAATGAATCAATGAGAAAAGGTATAGCACAAGGCTTTTCCGACGGCGTGAGGCAAAACAAACTGGAAACGGCAAAAGTATTAAAGCGGCTTGGCGATTCGGTACAAAAAATAATGCAGGCAACAAATTTAACCAAAAGCGAAATAGAACAGCTGTAG
- a CDS encoding ADP-ribosylglycohydrolase family protein translates to MIGAVIGDIAGSVYEFSNKKPLLKNIISSECFFTDDSILSIAVADALIYMKKNGFKNSASIYRLYLLEYARKYKDAGYGKRFHAWFNSKNPQAYNSYGNGSAMRTGAVGYAFDTLEKTLSEAAEAASVTHNHPDGIAGAEAVAGSIFLARSGSSKETIKEFIEKEIGYPIKFNLKELHKNYKFEIACKNTVPQAVFAFLISDSFEDAIKKAVYIGGDTDTLACITGSIAEAFYKKIPKELIRQAEDKIGKTLFATVKGFQQLFDWEI, encoded by the coding sequence ATGATAGGAGCGGTTATAGGAGATATTGCAGGTTCCGTTTATGAATTCTCAAATAAAAAACCGCTTTTAAAAAATATTATTTCAAGTGAGTGTTTTTTTACCGATGACAGCATTTTATCAATTGCCGTTGCGGATGCTTTAATATATATGAAAAAAAACGGTTTTAAAAATTCCGCAAGTATTTATCGTCTGTATCTTTTAGAATACGCAAGAAAATATAAAGATGCGGGGTACGGGAAAAGATTTCATGCATGGTTTAATTCAAAAAATCCGCAGGCATATAACAGTTACGGGAACGGTTCGGCTATGAGAACCGGAGCCGTAGGCTATGCCTTTGATACGCTTGAAAAAACACTTTCGGAAGCGGCGGAAGCTGCAAGCGTAACTCATAATCACCCTGACGGAATAGCCGGCGCCGAAGCGGTTGCAGGCTCTATTTTTCTTGCAAGGAGCGGTTCTTCAAAAGAAACTATAAAAGAATTTATAGAAAAAGAAATAGGTTATCCTATTAAATTTAATCTTAAAGAACTTCATAAAAATTATAAGTTTGAAATTGCATGCAAAAATACCGTGCCTCAAGCTGTGTTCGCTTTTTTAATTTCCGATTCTTTTGAAGATGCAATTAAAAAAGCCGTTTACATAGGCGGAGATACCGATACGCTGGCATGCATTACAGGTTCAATTGCCGAAGCATTTTATAAAAAAATTCCTAAAGAGCTTATCCGACAAGCGGAAGATAAAATAGGTAAGACTCTCTTTGCAACGGTAAAAGGATTTCAACAACTTTTCGATTGGGAAATTTAA
- a CDS encoding ABC transporter substrate-binding protein has product MKKRIIGLLCLTLVLSLTACFSKKDEKQGSSDKAIQNSANTGTVVVKDMKGDVTIPVEPKRIVDAAGLTEELLILNMNVIASANTSMFDGVSVPEHLKQSFAENNIEVVGNYSGASSTGDLNLEKIAQLKPDLIIMNIRHDKVYEQLKNISPTVMINDDISYVNWRGRFKQLGQWFNKTNDVEKWLSDYDSKAAGLSAKIKEAVGDKTFAVLEANSVHFGSYYVYRTGGPGELIYDELKLNPSAGVPENVWGEVVDAEYFSLIDADHIFFFSDDGTAGDTGKLAAWKNLKAVQAGNVHFGKNEKQYNMAYTATGKALYLEKLANAILNRGNVE; this is encoded by the coding sequence ATGAAAAAAAGGATAATCGGACTTTTATGTCTTACACTTGTACTTTCTCTGACAGCTTGTTTTTCAAAGAAGGACGAAAAGCAAGGCTCATCGGATAAGGCAATTCAAAACAGTGCAAACACGGGAACCGTTGTTGTAAAGGACATGAAAGGAGACGTTACTATCCCTGTCGAACCGAAGCGTATTGTTGATGCAGCGGGATTGACGGAGGAGCTTTTGATTTTGAACATGAACGTGATTGCTTCGGCTAACACCAGTATGTTTGACGGGGTATCCGTTCCGGAGCATTTAAAACAGTCATTTGCCGAAAACAATATCGAAGTTGTAGGAAATTATTCCGGAGCTTCTTCGACGGGCGATTTAAATCTTGAGAAAATTGCGCAATTAAAGCCAGACCTCATCATTATGAATATCAGGCATGACAAGGTGTACGAACAGCTTAAGAACATCTCTCCTACGGTTATGATTAACGACGACATCAGCTATGTAAATTGGCGCGGCCGTTTTAAACAGTTGGGGCAGTGGTTCAATAAAACAAATGATGTGGAAAAATGGCTTTCGGACTATGACAGTAAGGCTGCCGGGCTTTCGGCAAAAATCAAGGAAGCGGTCGGCGATAAAACCTTTGCCGTTTTGGAAGCAAATTCCGTTCATTTCGGTTCTTACTATGTTTACCGCACCGGAGGACCGGGTGAATTGATTTATGACGAACTGAAACTCAACCCCTCGGCGGGAGTGCCTGAGAATGTTTGGGGAGAGGTTGTTGATGCCGAATACTTCTCGCTGATTGATGCGGATCACATCTTCTTTTTCAGCGATGACGGTACTGCCGGAGACACGGGAAAACTTGCCGCATGGAAAAATCTTAAAGCCGTACAAGCAGGAAATGTGCATTTCGGTAAAAATGAAAAACAGTATAACATGGCATATACGGCTACGGGCAAAGCCCTCTATCTGGAAAAACTCGCAAATGCAATTTTAAATCGCGGAAATGTTGAATAA
- a CDS encoding FMN-binding protein: MKNKIVTSVLMLFCILPFCTSCSKSKVVYTAGDYTASAKGYAGPVAVEVTFDEYSILSVKIISHNETLDIGDRAVNELPAKIVNAQSWEVDAITAATITSKAICNAVKDCTEQAKIKK; the protein is encoded by the coding sequence ATGAAAAATAAAATAGTAACGAGCGTGCTTATGTTGTTTTGTATACTGCCGTTTTGCACAAGCTGCAGTAAGTCTAAAGTTGTTTATACCGCAGGCGATTATACCGCTTCGGCGAAAGGTTATGCGGGTCCCGTTGCGGTGGAAGTAACATTTGACGAATACAGTATATTGTCCGTCAAGATTATTTCGCATAATGAAACTTTAGACATTGGAGACCGTGCGGTAAACGAGCTGCCCGCAAAAATTGTCAATGCCCAATCATGGGAGGTGGACGCTATTACTGCCGCAACGATTACGAGTAAGGCGATTTGCAATGCGGTTAAGGATTGTACGGAACAGGCAAAAATAAAAAAATAA
- a CDS encoding helix-turn-helix domain-containing protein, giving the protein MAYFPFKYEASDIFPRRMLAVRPGLHIAASAGVCTDKTKRETAALSPLFELSYTRKGTVCGEVGHTLVEVRPGNAALGFMNSVSCRSEYKSGEDVQLYSIWASPRVFDGLCEAVGGKSGIGFQDFRNRDYSCRSFTMDMQEEYILGKLDRCFSGGRDTINRLLVESCVLELLSVNLERLLFDGCVNRAGGLSKTETDSLKQAREILLHRLESPPTLLELSRLVHLNDCRLKKAFKLFFGKTVYEYVREQRLEKAFHLIESGTCNVSEAACAVGYTNISHFSEAFRKKYRVLPKTVKKKAAEVTPDCFLSNDNTIENKRLCALVI; this is encoded by the coding sequence ATGGCGTATTTCCCGTTTAAATATGAAGCTTCGGATATTTTTCCGCGCCGGATGCTTGCCGTTCGGCCGGGATTGCACATAGCTGCGTCCGCCGGAGTATGTACGGATAAAACAAAAAGAGAAACGGCGGCTTTATCCCCGCTGTTTGAACTGAGTTACACACGGAAAGGCACTGTTTGCGGCGAAGTGGGGCATACACTTGTAGAGGTTCGTCCCGGTAATGCCGCACTCGGTTTTATGAATTCCGTCAGCTGCCGCTCCGAATATAAAAGCGGTGAAGATGTGCAGCTTTATTCCATTTGGGCAAGTCCCCGTGTATTTGACGGATTGTGTGAAGCCGTCGGCGGAAAATCTGGAATCGGTTTTCAGGATTTCCGGAATAGGGATTATTCATGCCGCTCTTTTACGATGGATATGCAGGAAGAATATATTTTAGGAAAATTGGACAGGTGTTTTTCCGGAGGGCGGGATACAATAAATCGTTTGCTGGTCGAAAGCTGTGTACTGGAGCTCTTGTCCGTCAATCTGGAGCGGTTGCTTTTTGACGGCTGTGTGAACCGAGCGGGCGGTTTGTCTAAAACGGAAACGGACAGTTTAAAACAGGCCAGAGAGATTTTGCTCCATAGGCTGGAATCGCCTCCTACACTGCTTGAGCTTTCCCGTTTGGTTCACTTGAATGACTGTAGATTAAAAAAGGCGTTTAAACTCTTTTTCGGCAAGACGGTCTATGAATATGTAAGAGAACAACGGCTTGAAAAAGCGTTCCATTTGATAGAAAGCGGCACGTGCAATGTAAGCGAAGCGGCATGTGCCGTAGGATATACAAATATAAGTCATTTTTCCGAGGCGTTTCGGAAAAAATATCGTGTATTACCAAAAACGGTAAAAAAGAAGGCGGCTGAGGTTACGCCAGATTGTTTTTTATCGAATGATAATACTATTGAAAATAAACGGCTGTGTGCATTGGTTATTTAA
- a CDS encoding ABC transporter ATP-binding protein yields MQSRMQAKELSAGYNGEKVFENLNLDIPEGKITTLIGANGSGKSTILKTLCRILSPDSGFVYLDKEAIHTMPAKIVAQKLALLPQETQSPYGITVSDLVEYGRFPYRSSFGGLSMQDKEIIGWALACTGMTESAHREIRELSGGQQQRVRIAMALAQKTDMLFLDEPTTYLDIAHQLDILYLLRKLNRENGVTVVMVLHDLNHAIMFSDFLAAIKDGRLYAFGTPAEVITPQTLHDVFDIEAEIINHPVLHVPVCFPYRKTERLF; encoded by the coding sequence ATGCAATCCCGTATGCAGGCAAAAGAATTATCCGCAGGATATAACGGCGAGAAAGTATTTGAAAACCTTAATTTAGATATTCCTGAGGGTAAAATCACAACGCTTATCGGGGCAAACGGCTCCGGAAAATCCACCATTTTGAAAACGCTGTGCCGTATCCTTTCTCCCGATTCAGGCTTTGTATATCTGGATAAAGAGGCAATTCATACAATGCCGGCGAAGATTGTTGCGCAAAAACTTGCTCTTTTGCCGCAAGAAACGCAAAGCCCTTACGGTATTACGGTAAGTGATTTGGTTGAATACGGACGATTCCCGTACCGCTCTTCTTTCGGCGGCCTCAGTATGCAGGATAAAGAAATTATCGGCTGGGCACTTGCCTGTACCGGCATGACAGAGTCGGCTCACCGTGAGATACGAGAACTGTCGGGCGGACAGCAGCAGCGGGTGCGGATAGCTATGGCACTTGCACAAAAAACGGACATGTTGTTTTTGGACGAGCCGACAACCTATTTGGATATTGCCCATCAGTTGGACATTCTGTATCTTTTGCGCAAGCTCAACAGGGAAAACGGTGTAACCGTCGTAATGGTTCTTCACGATTTGAATCACGCCATTATGTTTTCAGACTTTCTTGCAGCGATAAAAGACGGAAGATTATACGCTTTCGGTACACCGGCAGAGGTTATCACTCCGCAAACCTTGCATGACGTTTTTGATATCGAGGCGGAGATTATAAACCATCCGGTGTTACATGTTCCCGTATGCTTCCCGTATAGGAAAACGGAACGCTTATTTTAG
- a CDS encoding FecCD family ABC transporter permease, translating into MKKAYKNCVPLVLLLPIAAGVLVSVNSGYAKIPHSVLFKSLLFPASEEASVVAVQFRLPRIVLALLCGMGLAVSGCIMQTVTGNPLADPGILGINAGAGFAVMLFLTFFPALHIRTMVFQPIFAIAGGLCTTGILYLFAERKGKLNPTYFLLGGAGLTALFSSFMLIMAANMDNSSYQIVARQLAGNMWGTSWYQVRVLLPYPVILLPILFTRINILDILTLGENSALSLGVRVEMERRVLLSASVALTSACVSVSGGIGFVGLVSPHIARKLIGGRHRILMPVSMLFGALLLLSADTVGRAAFQPREIPAGIVIACLAAPYFLFLLHKRF; encoded by the coding sequence ATGAAAAAAGCATACAAAAACTGTGTACCGCTTGTCCTTCTTTTGCCGATTGCAGCGGGGGTGCTGGTCTCCGTAAACAGCGGATACGCAAAAATACCGCATTCCGTGCTATTTAAAAGCCTATTGTTCCCCGCCTCGGAGGAAGCCTCCGTAGTTGCCGTACAGTTCCGGCTTCCGCGGATTGTGCTTGCGCTTTTATGCGGCATGGGGCTTGCCGTTTCAGGCTGTATTATGCAAACGGTAACGGGAAATCCGCTTGCAGACCCGGGAATATTGGGCATCAATGCCGGAGCGGGATTTGCCGTGATGTTGTTTTTAACCTTCTTTCCCGCATTGCACATACGCACAATGGTCTTTCAGCCGATTTTCGCCATAGCGGGAGGACTGTGCACAACCGGAATACTCTACCTTTTTGCCGAACGGAAAGGAAAACTGAATCCTACATATTTCTTGCTGGGAGGAGCCGGTCTTACAGCACTTTTTTCCTCTTTTATGCTGATTATGGCTGCAAATATGGATAACAGCAGTTATCAGATTGTCGCACGGCAGCTTGCGGGGAATATGTGGGGAACAAGCTGGTATCAGGTTAGGGTTTTACTGCCGTATCCGGTTATCCTGCTTCCGATTCTTTTTACAAGAATAAACATCTTGGATATCCTTACTTTGGGAGAAAATTCCGCCTTATCCCTCGGTGTCCGTGTGGAAATGGAGCGAAGAGTGCTCTTGTCAGCCTCCGTTGCTCTCACATCGGCATGTGTTTCCGTCAGCGGCGGGATAGGCTTTGTCGGTCTTGTTTCTCCGCACATAGCGCGGAAACTCATCGGCGGCAGACATCGAATACTAATGCCGGTGTCCATGCTTTTCGGAGCGCTCCTGCTGCTTTCGGCGGATACGGTCGGACGTGCGGCTTTTCAGCCCCGCGAAATTCCTGCCGGCATCGTAATCGCCTGCCTCGCAGCCCCGTACTTTTTGTTTTTACTTCATAAGCGGTTTTAA
- a CDS encoding nucleoid-associated protein produces MISLIDVYIENASVHKVGNKLRGENISFSRSILDNDLMDEILISYFLTPFTSEEFYQFHHESDLALNEVYTYVSKIFDNQEQLYEQSVNLAKHLYEQSTHPKIKGGEFYTVYFKDCILDGETLDAVGLFKSENKDTFLKVLHENDNFNLQSEKGINIKKLDKGCLIFNKEQESGYVVAVVDNTGRGVEARYWLDDFLHVRRRQDAYTNTQNLMTLAKNFITQEMPKEFEVSKADQIGLLNKSLDFFKAKDEFAIDDFTNEVMTEPEIIEKFRQYKKRSEDENGISIDNQFPVSEAARKKQQRSFKRVIRLDKKIQIVISGNRQNIEQGTDEKGKFYKVYYTEENASLN; encoded by the coding sequence ATGATTTCTCTTATTGACGTTTATATTGAAAATGCATCAGTACACAAAGTTGGCAATAAATTACGAGGTGAAAATATCTCTTTTTCTCGTTCGATATTGGATAATGATTTGATGGATGAAATTTTAATATCCTACTTCCTTACTCCTTTTACTTCCGAAGAGTTTTATCAGTTTCATCATGAAAGTGATTTAGCTCTGAACGAAGTATATACCTATGTGTCAAAAATATTTGATAATCAGGAACAGCTTTATGAACAATCTGTAAATCTGGCAAAACACCTCTACGAGCAAAGTACACATCCTAAAATCAAAGGAGGGGAGTTTTATACTGTCTACTTCAAAGACTGTATTTTAGACGGTGAAACGCTTGATGCGGTGGGTTTATTCAAATCGGAAAATAAAGATACTTTTTTAAAAGTATTGCATGAAAATGACAATTTTAACTTGCAAAGCGAAAAAGGTATTAACATAAAGAAACTGGATAAGGGGTGCCTGATTTTCAACAAAGAACAGGAAAGCGGTTATGTGGTTGCGGTAGTGGATAATACAGGGAGAGGAGTTGAAGCCCGTTATTGGCTTGATGATTTTTTGCATGTCCGCCGTCGGCAAGATGCATATACGAATACACAAAACCTTATGACCTTAGCAAAAAACTTTATTACACAAGAAATGCCTAAAGAATTTGAGGTTTCAAAAGCCGATCAAATTGGCCTTTTAAATAAATCGTTAGATTTTTTTAAAGCCAAAGATGAGTTTGCTATAGATGATTTTACCAACGAGGTTATGACGGAGCCGGAGATAATCGAAAAATTCCGGCAGTATAAAAAACGCAGCGAAGATGAAAACGGTATTTCAATAGACAATCAATTCCCTGTTTCCGAAGCTGCCCGGAAAAAACAGCAGCGGTCGTTTAAGCGAGTTATCAGGCTGGATAAAAAAATACAAATCGTCATTTCAGGTAACCGCCAAAATATCGAACAAGGCACGGATGAAAAAGGCAAGTTTTATAAAGTGTATTATACCGAAGAGAACGCGTCCTTGAATTAA